From a single Streptomyces misionensis genomic region:
- a CDS encoding TOMM precursor leader peptide-binding protein — translation MHPMVKPALRRGWRDLGTVQFGMTPAHALTLGPMDAATGGLLDLLNGTRGLPLLRAEGRRLDLPDGHIDALVDRLARAGLVDDARGGGPAADALRGKPEVLRRLRPDLASLSLTTPEPGGALARLAARRALRVRVRGAGRVGAVLAAVLAGAGVGEVEVLDEGRVGPEDVAPGGLPAESVGRPRGTAAAAAVRRAAPDRPPRRAHSPGSGAEEPGLSLVVLAPRDEVAVHAPDPRAAEPLLASGTPHLYAGVVEGTGVVGPLVLPGETACAGCLHESRTDRDPAWPRLLAQWRSGGSRHPGACDLALATAVAGLAAAHALAFLDGVSPSGPGARWEASLPGLTWHARPLWPHPACGCGAARRAGKKAEAEHTPTGGLARATMAVQRPSTERAREAGAARPTGTWRAHV, via the coding sequence ATGCATCCGATGGTGAAACCCGCGCTGCGGCGCGGCTGGCGGGACCTCGGCACGGTGCAGTTCGGGATGACTCCCGCGCACGCGCTGACGCTGGGTCCGATGGACGCCGCCACGGGCGGTCTCCTCGACCTGCTCAACGGCACCCGGGGACTGCCGCTGCTGCGCGCGGAGGGCCGCCGCCTCGACCTGCCGGACGGCCACATCGACGCGCTGGTGGACCGGCTGGCCCGCGCGGGCCTCGTCGACGACGCGCGCGGCGGCGGGCCGGCCGCGGACGCGCTGCGCGGGAAACCAGAGGTGCTGCGGCGGCTGCGCCCCGATCTGGCCTCGCTCTCGCTGACCACGCCCGAGCCGGGCGGCGCGCTCGCCCGGCTCGCCGCCCGGCGCGCGCTGCGGGTCCGGGTGCGCGGCGCGGGCCGGGTCGGGGCCGTGCTGGCGGCCGTGCTCGCGGGCGCGGGCGTCGGCGAGGTGGAGGTGCTCGACGAGGGACGGGTGGGGCCGGAGGACGTGGCACCCGGCGGGCTGCCCGCCGAGTCGGTCGGCCGGCCCCGCGGGACGGCCGCGGCGGCCGCCGTGCGCCGGGCCGCCCCGGACCGCCCGCCCCGCCGCGCCCACTCCCCCGGTTCCGGGGCCGAGGAGCCGGGCCTCTCCCTGGTGGTCCTCGCGCCGCGGGACGAGGTGGCCGTGCACGCCCCGGACCCGCGCGCCGCCGAGCCGCTGCTCGCCTCGGGCACCCCGCACCTGTACGCCGGTGTGGTGGAGGGCACGGGCGTGGTCGGCCCGCTGGTGCTGCCCGGCGAGACGGCCTGTGCCGGCTGTCTGCACGAGAGCCGCACGGACCGGGACCCGGCCTGGCCCCGGCTGCTCGCCCAGTGGCGCTCCGGCGGCTCCCGCCACCCCGGGGCCTGTGACCTGGCTCTCGCCACGGCGGTCGCCGGACTGGCCGCGGCCCACGCCCTGGCCTTCCTCGACGGCGTGTCGCCGTCCGGCCCGGGCGCCCGCTGGGAGGCGTCCCTGCCCGGTCTGACCTGGCACGCACGCCCTCTGTGGCCGCATCCGGCCTGCGGCTGCGGCGCCGCGCGGCGGGCCGGTAAGAAAGCAGAGGCGGAACACACACCGACCGGCGGGCTCGCACGCGCGACAATGGCGGTGCAACGGCCGTCGACGGAGCGGGCACGCGAAGCGGGCGCGGCACGGCCGACAGGGACTTGGAGGGCGCATGTCTGA
- a CDS encoding SDR family oxidoreductase — MSSPDPQVRAARNQSAPSAGHTPAVRGPVVAVTGAATGVGALLTARLAASEEVRRVIAIDERRGECAEAQWHVLDVRDPAIADKLGGADVVVHLALDLDLGSDAAARTAYNVRGTQTVLTAAAAAGVHRVVLCTSAMVYGALPDNELPLSEDAELRATAEATGVGDLLEIERLARRAPRAHPGLNVTVVRPALLVGGTDTALTRYFESPRLLVVAGSRPAWQFCHVEDLCAALEYAVLEKVEGELAVGCDGWLEQEEVEELSGIRRMELPSAVALGAAARLHRIGLTPSPAGDLAYTMYPWVVSGSRLHDAGWRPRWTNEEVLAELLEEVAGRHTVVGRRLGRKDATAAGAAGATVALLGAAAVVRRARKARRR, encoded by the coding sequence GTGAGTTCCCCAGATCCGCAGGTTCGCGCAGCGCGAAACCAGTCAGCCCCGTCCGCCGGGCACACCCCCGCCGTGCGCGGGCCCGTCGTCGCGGTCACGGGCGCCGCGACCGGCGTGGGCGCCCTGCTCACCGCGCGGCTCGCCGCGTCGGAGGAGGTCAGGCGGGTCATCGCGATCGACGAGCGGCGCGGGGAGTGCGCCGAGGCCCAGTGGCACGTCCTGGACGTGCGCGATCCGGCCATCGCGGACAAACTGGGCGGCGCCGACGTGGTCGTGCACCTCGCCCTGGACCTGGACCTGGGCAGCGACGCGGCCGCGCGGACCGCTTACAACGTCCGGGGGACGCAGACCGTGCTGACCGCCGCCGCGGCGGCCGGGGTGCACCGGGTGGTGCTGTGCACCTCCGCCATGGTCTACGGCGCCCTGCCGGACAACGAGCTGCCCCTGTCGGAGGACGCCGAGCTGCGGGCGACCGCCGAGGCCACCGGCGTCGGCGACCTGCTGGAGATCGAGCGCCTGGCGCGGCGCGCGCCCCGGGCGCACCCCGGTCTGAACGTCACCGTGGTGCGGCCCGCCCTGCTCGTCGGCGGCACGGACACCGCGCTGACCCGGTACTTCGAGTCCCCGCGGCTGCTGGTCGTGGCCGGATCGCGGCCCGCGTGGCAGTTCTGCCACGTCGAGGACCTGTGCGCCGCCCTGGAGTACGCGGTGCTGGAGAAGGTCGAGGGGGAGCTGGCCGTCGGCTGCGACGGCTGGCTGGAGCAGGAGGAGGTCGAGGAGCTGAGCGGCATCCGGCGGATGGAGCTGCCCTCGGCGGTCGCGCTCGGCGCGGCGGCCCGGCTGCACCGGATCGGGCTCACCCCGTCCCCGGCCGGCGACCTGGCCTACACGATGTACCCGTGGGTGGTCAGCGGGAGCCGGCTGCACGACGCCGGGTGGCGGCCGCGGTGGACCAACGAGGAGGTGCTCGCCGAGCTGCTGGAGGAGGTGGCCGGACGGCACACGGTCGTCGGCCGGCGGCTGGGGCGCAAGGACGCGACGGCGGCGGGGGCCGCGGGTGCGACGGTGGCGCTGCTGGGCGCCGCGGCCGTGGTGCGGCGGGCCCGCAAGGCCCGGCGGCGCTGA
- a CDS encoding NUDIX hydrolase, giving the protein MSLYDDAVLVLKGYEGQDELRQSYLDHLAAHPDGIWKACHFGHVTASALVIDPERGRVLLTLHRKLRMWLQMGGHCEPGDATLAAAALREATEESGMAGLTLLPGGPMRLDRHPIPPPCHTHYDVQYAALAPPGAVEAISDESLDLRWFPYDEVAGVADGSVAQLLEATRARL; this is encoded by the coding sequence GTGAGCCTGTACGACGACGCGGTCCTCGTGCTGAAGGGGTACGAGGGCCAGGACGAGCTGCGCCAGTCCTACCTGGACCATCTGGCGGCGCACCCGGACGGCATCTGGAAGGCCTGCCACTTCGGCCATGTGACGGCGAGCGCCCTGGTGATCGACCCCGAGCGCGGCCGGGTGCTGCTCACCCTGCACCGGAAGCTGCGGATGTGGCTGCAGATGGGCGGTCACTGCGAGCCGGGCGACGCCACCCTGGCGGCGGCCGCGCTGCGCGAGGCGACCGAGGAGTCGGGCATGGCCGGGCTGACCCTGCTGCCCGGCGGCCCGATGCGCCTGGACCGGCACCCCATCCCGCCGCCGTGCCACACGCACTACGACGTCCAGTACGCGGCGCTCGCCCCGCCCGGCGCCGTCGAGGCGATCAGCGACGAGTCCCTGGACCTGCGCTGGTTCCCCTACGACGAGGTCGCGGGCGTGGCCGACGGCTCGGTCGCCCAGCTGCTGGAAGCGACCCGCGCGCGGCTGTGA
- a CDS encoding molybdenum cofactor biosynthesis protein MoaE, protein MAETSGHSGERAAADPIRLIGVRETALSVDEVFGAVGDAAAGGIALFVGTVRNHDGGADVDALGYSCHPSAESEMRRVAEKVAADYPVRALAAVHRVGELAVGDLAVVVAVACPHRAEAFDACRRLIDDLKHEVPIWKHQKFSDGTEEWVGAC, encoded by the coding sequence ATGGCTGAGACGAGTGGGCATTCCGGGGAGCGGGCGGCGGCGGATCCCATCAGGTTGATCGGGGTGCGGGAGACCGCGCTCTCGGTGGACGAGGTGTTCGGCGCCGTCGGGGACGCGGCGGCCGGGGGGATCGCGCTGTTCGTGGGCACGGTGCGCAATCACGACGGCGGTGCCGACGTGGACGCGCTCGGGTACTCCTGCCACCCCAGTGCCGAGTCCGAGATGCGGCGGGTCGCGGAGAAGGTCGCCGCCGACTATCCGGTGCGGGCGCTGGCGGCCGTGCACCGGGTCGGGGAGCTGGCGGTCGGGGACCTCGCCGTGGTCGTCGCCGTGGCGTGTCCGCACCGGGCGGAGGCCTTCGACGCCTGCCGCAGACTGATCGACGACCTCAAGCACGAGGTGCCCATCTGGAAGCACCAGAAGTTCTCGGACGGGACCGAGGAGTGGGTCGGGGCCTGCTGA
- a CDS encoding AIM24 family protein, with amino-acid sequence MQSPIFAYNDNQTQERWSLQNSQLLRVVMEGNDDILARKGTMVAYQGLVEFDAEYRSGNQRRARAHTGEGLDLMRCHGQGTVYLANLAQHVHVMDIEPEGLTVDSSYVLAMDSSLHHEVIAVDSLYGISGSGKYQLNITGRGRVALMTSGAPLLMRVTPDRYVNCDADAIVAWSTGLRVQMQAQTHSSGVWRRRGNTGEGWELSFMGSGFALVQPSELLPPQNAQIQGIAGQWGMGQQGARGQNRGNVWS; translated from the coding sequence ATGCAGAGCCCGATCTTCGCGTACAACGACAACCAGACGCAGGAGCGCTGGAGCCTCCAGAACTCGCAGTTGCTCCGGGTCGTCATGGAGGGCAACGACGACATCCTGGCCCGCAAGGGCACCATGGTCGCCTACCAGGGCCTCGTCGAGTTCGACGCCGAGTACCGCAGCGGCAACCAGCGGCGCGCGCGTGCGCACACCGGCGAGGGCCTGGACCTGATGCGCTGTCACGGACAGGGCACGGTCTACCTGGCCAACCTCGCCCAGCACGTGCACGTCATGGACATCGAGCCGGAGGGGCTGACCGTCGACAGCTCCTACGTCCTCGCCATGGACTCCTCGCTGCACCACGAGGTCATCGCCGTCGACAGCCTCTACGGCATCTCCGGTTCCGGGAAGTACCAGCTGAACATCACCGGGCGCGGCCGGGTCGCCCTGATGACCTCGGGCGCCCCGCTGCTGATGCGGGTCACACCGGACCGGTACGTCAACTGCGACGCCGACGCCATCGTGGCCTGGTCGACCGGGCTGCGGGTGCAGATGCAGGCCCAGACGCACTCCTCCGGGGTGTGGCGGCGGCGCGGCAACACCGGGGAGGGCTGGGAGCTGAGCTTCATGGGCTCCGGGTTCGCCCTGGTGCAGCCCAGCGAGCTGCTGCCGCCGCAGAACGCGCAGATCCAGGGCATCGCCGGTCAGTGGGGGATGGGCCAGCAGGGCGCGCGCGGCCAGAACCGCGGCAACGTCTGGAGCTGA
- a CDS encoding M48 family metallopeptidase, whose product MPADPLHRAVKTQRGATSAIEVRRSARRRRTVSAYREGDRTVVLIPARMSKAEEQRWVTVMLDKLAAQESRRVLGDSALTERAERLSAQFFDGRARPASVRWVTNQNTRWGSCTPAEGSIRLSHRLQGMPEYVIDYVLCHELAHLLVPGHGADFWRLLEAYPRTERARGYLEGVVAAERLPHVPGARGE is encoded by the coding sequence GTGCCCGCCGACCCACTGCACCGTGCCGTAAAGACACAGCGCGGCGCGACGAGCGCGATCGAGGTCCGCAGAAGCGCCCGGCGCCGCCGGACGGTCTCCGCGTACCGCGAGGGCGATCGCACCGTCGTGCTGATCCCCGCCCGGATGTCGAAGGCGGAGGAACAACGCTGGGTGACCGTCATGCTCGACAAACTCGCCGCCCAGGAGAGCCGGCGGGTCCTCGGTGACAGCGCGCTGACCGAGCGCGCCGAGCGGCTGTCGGCCCAGTTCTTCGACGGCCGCGCCCGCCCGGCCTCCGTGCGCTGGGTCACCAACCAGAACACCCGCTGGGGTTCGTGCACCCCCGCCGAGGGCAGCATCCGCCTGTCGCACCGGCTCCAGGGCATGCCCGAGTACGTCATCGACTACGTGCTCTGCCACGAGCTGGCACACCTCCTGGTCCCCGGTCACGGAGCCGACTTCTGGCGGCTGCTGGAGGCCTACCCGCGCACCGAACGCGCCCGCGGCTATCTCGAAGGGGTGGTCGCCGCCGAACGGCTGCCGCACGTCCCCGGCGCACGGGGCGAGTGA
- a CDS encoding AIM24 family protein: protein MNQPLAGFAPAPVTARMENHGDHMLKVAMQTGNDLFARVGSMVAYEGFVQYEPNPPAVRQIARDWITGEGAPLMKCSGDGLLYLADYGANVVVINLDGDGISVNATNLLAFDAHLSWGVERVKGLAKFAGQGLWNTRITGQGWVALTSRGTPIVVDCGGGEDETYVDPDALVAWSPNLKVKGKRSFKAQSLIGRGSGEAYQMAFSGQGIVVVQPSEDSTDRLRFRG, encoded by the coding sequence ATGAACCAGCCGCTCGCGGGCTTCGCTCCCGCACCCGTCACCGCCCGCATGGAGAACCACGGCGACCACATGCTCAAGGTCGCCATGCAGACCGGCAACGACCTCTTCGCGCGCGTCGGCTCGATGGTCGCCTACGAGGGCTTCGTCCAGTACGAGCCCAACCCGCCGGCCGTGCGCCAGATCGCCCGCGACTGGATCACCGGCGAGGGCGCCCCGCTGATGAAGTGCTCCGGGGACGGACTGCTCTACCTCGCCGACTACGGCGCCAACGTCGTCGTGATCAACCTCGACGGCGACGGCATCTCCGTGAACGCCACCAACCTGCTCGCCTTCGACGCGCACCTCAGCTGGGGCGTGGAGCGGGTCAAGGGGCTGGCCAAGTTCGCCGGGCAGGGCCTGTGGAACACGCGGATCACCGGTCAGGGCTGGGTCGCGCTGACCTCCCGGGGCACGCCGATCGTCGTCGACTGCGGCGGCGGCGAGGACGAGACCTACGTCGACCCGGACGCGCTCGTCGCCTGGTCGCCGAACCTGAAGGTCAAGGGCAAGCGCAGCTTCAAGGCGCAGTCGCTGATCGGCCGGGGCAGCGGCGAGGCCTACCAGATGGCCTTCTCCGGACAGGGCATCGTCGTCGTCCAGCCCAGTGAGGACAGCACCGACCGCCTGCGGTTCCGGGGCTGA
- a CDS encoding ABC1 kinase family protein produces the protein MSDLPRKAVTRTAKLAALPLGFAGRATWGLGKRIVGESAEIVGRELQQRTAEQLFKVLGELKGGAMKFGQALSVFESALPEEVAGPYRAALTKLQEAAPPMPTRTVHAVLEERLGADWRELFEEFEDKPAAAASIGQVHRAVWHDGREVAVKVQYPGAGEALLSDLGQLGRFARLLGPLIPGMDIKPLIAELRDRVSEELDYGLEAAAQTAHAEEFAGDPDVVVPAVVHQCDQVLVTEWMDGVPLSEIIADGTPEQRNRAGQLLARFLFSGPARTGLLHADPHPGNFRLLPGGPDGEDDWRLGVLDFGTVDRLPGGLPTPIGISLRMTLDGDAETVYELLCEEGFVKESIELDPDAVLDYLLPIIEPARVDAFTFTRSWMRSQAARIADPRSPAYQLGKQLNLPPAYLLIHRVTLSTIGVLCQLGATVRLRDELESWLPGFALDDLPEDDPTEEESAAQA, from the coding sequence ATGTCTGATCTTCCCCGCAAGGCGGTCACCCGTACCGCCAAGCTCGCCGCGCTCCCGCTCGGCTTCGCCGGCCGGGCGACCTGGGGCCTGGGCAAGCGGATCGTGGGCGAGTCCGCGGAGATCGTCGGCCGGGAACTGCAACAGCGGACGGCGGAGCAGCTCTTCAAGGTGCTCGGGGAGCTGAAGGGCGGGGCCATGAAGTTCGGGCAGGCCCTGTCCGTCTTCGAGTCGGCGCTGCCCGAGGAGGTCGCCGGCCCCTACCGGGCGGCCCTGACCAAGCTCCAGGAGGCGGCCCCGCCGATGCCGACCCGCACGGTGCACGCCGTGCTGGAGGAGCGGCTGGGCGCGGACTGGCGCGAGCTGTTCGAGGAGTTCGAGGACAAGCCGGCGGCCGCGGCCTCGATCGGCCAGGTGCACCGGGCGGTGTGGCATGACGGCCGCGAGGTGGCGGTCAAGGTGCAGTACCCGGGCGCCGGTGAGGCCCTGCTGTCCGACCTCGGCCAACTGGGCCGGTTCGCCCGCCTGTTGGGGCCGCTCATCCCGGGCATGGACATAAAGCCGCTGATCGCCGAGTTGCGGGACCGGGTCTCCGAGGAACTGGACTACGGGCTGGAGGCCGCGGCCCAGACGGCCCACGCGGAGGAGTTCGCGGGCGACCCGGACGTGGTGGTGCCGGCGGTGGTGCACCAGTGCGACCAGGTACTGGTCACGGAGTGGATGGACGGCGTCCCGCTGTCCGAGATCATCGCCGACGGCACCCCGGAGCAGCGGAACCGGGCCGGTCAGCTGCTCGCCCGCTTCCTGTTCTCGGGACCGGCCCGCACCGGGCTGCTGCACGCGGACCCGCACCCGGGCAACTTCCGGCTGCTGCCCGGCGGCCCGGACGGCGAGGACGACTGGCGCCTCGGGGTCCTGGACTTCGGCACCGTCGACCGGCTTCCCGGCGGGCTGCCGACCCCGATCGGGATCTCCCTGCGGATGACGCTGGACGGCGACGCCGAGACGGTCTACGAGCTGCTCTGCGAGGAGGGCTTCGTCAAGGAGTCGATAGAGCTCGATCCGGACGCGGTCCTCGACTACCTGCTGCCGATCATCGAGCCAGCCCGTGTCGACGCGTTCACCTTCACCCGCTCCTGGATGCGCAGCCAGGCCGCCCGCATCGCCGACCCCCGCTCACCCGCCTACCAGCTGGGCAAGCAGCTCAACCTGCCCCCGGCGTACCTCCTGATCCACCGGGTGACCCTGAGCACCATCGGCGTCCTGTGCCAGCTGGGCGCCACGGTCCGCCTGCGCGACGAGCTGGAGTCCTGGCTCCCCGGCTTCGCCCTCGACGACCTGCCGGAGGACGACCCCACCGAGGAGGAGTCGGCGGCGCAGGCCTGA
- a CDS encoding TerD family protein, whose protein sequence is MARDFQRGHKARISDLTAGTDLYVGVQIAGPGLTFDISCFGLDADERLSDDRYFVFFNQPKSPEESLQLLGAQAGDTESFRVTLDRVPAHIRKLSFTATIDGAGQMSQIGPGYLRIVAGGEEVARYSFNGAEFSTERAVMLGDFYFKDGWRFAAVGQGFDGGLEALLRNFGGEVLEEEAPAAPPEQPQSGAAPGFAPPAFAPPAEAAAPPAFGAPGPQSAPAPVTAPVPPPAPAPGPQSGAHGFTAPGGTPPQGFTPPPGGTPPQGFTPPGQTPPPAPAAPDVHGAPTVIAPLTPPGAAGTVPPPAPAPAPAPYGRPPQPPHGGMPGAPLPPGYGGQPGAPMPPGHGQAAAYAVPQGAPQGGAGVGAALQKFKETPTGQRWTLQNKKLMRVDLGAGGQPVLAKQGSMVLYQGKVDFSYKGAGFAGRIVGNATGQEMQLMRCSGQGQVFLAENATHLHPVELQGDAICVSAENVLAFDESLQYEVRRIEGHGIPGGALFTMQFQGTGTIVVKTHGTPVVLPVTPTTFADCNAVVAWSAASQVIVSSQVRMRRNAYPGDTGESVNLQFRGAPGNFIVVQPYEV, encoded by the coding sequence ATGGCCAGGGACTTCCAACGCGGCCACAAGGCCAGGATCAGTGACCTCACCGCGGGCACCGATCTGTACGTAGGCGTGCAGATCGCCGGCCCCGGACTGACCTTCGACATCAGCTGCTTCGGACTGGACGCCGACGAACGGCTTTCGGACGACCGGTACTTCGTCTTCTTCAACCAGCCGAAGTCGCCGGAGGAGTCCCTCCAACTGCTCGGCGCGCAGGCGGGCGACACGGAGTCGTTCCGGGTCACGCTCGACCGCGTCCCGGCGCACATCCGCAAGCTGTCCTTCACGGCGACCATCGACGGCGCCGGGCAGATGTCGCAGATCGGTCCCGGCTACCTGCGGATCGTCGCGGGCGGCGAGGAGGTCGCCCGCTACTCCTTCAACGGCGCGGAGTTCTCCACCGAGCGCGCCGTCATGCTCGGTGACTTCTACTTCAAGGACGGCTGGCGGTTCGCCGCGGTCGGGCAGGGCTTCGACGGCGGTCTGGAGGCGCTGCTGAGGAACTTCGGCGGCGAGGTGCTGGAGGAGGAGGCGCCCGCCGCGCCGCCGGAGCAGCCGCAGTCCGGCGCCGCCCCCGGCTTCGCCCCGCCCGCCTTCGCCCCGCCGGCCGAGGCCGCCGCCCCGCCCGCCTTCGGCGCCCCGGGCCCGCAGTCCGCGCCCGCGCCGGTCACGGCCCCCGTCCCGCCCCCCGCCCCCGCGCCGGGCCCGCAGTCCGGCGCCCACGGCTTCACCGCGCCCGGCGGGACGCCGCCGCAGGGCTTCACACCCCCGCCGGGCGGTACACCTCCGCAGGGCTTCACCCCGCCCGGCCAGACCCCGCCCCCGGCCCCGGCCGCGCCGGACGTGCACGGCGCGCCGACGGTCATCGCCCCCCTGACCCCGCCCGGCGCGGCGGGAACGGTCCCGCCGCCCGCTCCCGCGCCGGCCCCGGCGCCCTACGGCCGGCCGCCGCAGCCGCCCCACGGCGGCATGCCCGGCGCGCCGCTGCCCCCGGGCTACGGCGGTCAGCCCGGTGCGCCCATGCCCCCGGGTCACGGCCAGGCAGCCGCCTACGCTGTGCCCCAGGGCGCCCCGCAGGGCGGCGCCGGAGTGGGCGCCGCGCTCCAGAAGTTCAAGGAGACGCCCACCGGACAGCGCTGGACCCTCCAGAACAAGAAGCTCATGCGGGTCGACCTCGGCGCCGGCGGGCAGCCGGTGCTGGCCAAGCAGGGCAGCATGGTGCTCTACCAGGGCAAGGTCGACTTCAGCTACAAGGGCGCCGGGTTCGCCGGGCGGATCGTCGGCAACGCCACCGGCCAGGAGATGCAGCTGATGCGCTGCAGCGGCCAGGGCCAGGTGTTCCTCGCCGAGAACGCCACCCACCTGCACCCCGTCGAACTCCAGGGCGACGCGATCTGCGTCTCCGCCGAGAACGTGCTCGCCTTCGACGAGAGCCTCCAGTACGAGGTCCGCCGCATCGAGGGCCACGGCATCCCCGGCGGCGCGCTGTTCACCATGCAGTTCCAGGGCACCGGCACCATCGTCGTCAAGACGCACGGCACGCCCGTGGTGCTGCCGGTCACCCCGACCACCTTCGCCGACTGCAACGCGGTGGTGGCCTGGTCGGCGGCCTCCCAGGTGATCGTCTCCAGCCAGGTCCGCATGCGCCGCAACGCCTACCCCGGCGACACCGGCGAAAGCGTCAACCTGCAGTTCCGGGGCGCGCCCGGCAACTTCATCGTCGTCCAGCCGTACGAGGTCTGA
- a CDS encoding zinc-dependent metalloprotease, with product MSDTPFGFGLPPEEPEDGDEGKKKDQQSGGGQGPANPFGFGGMPGAGGFGGPGADNPLAAMFGSLNPTDLGAAFQQLGQMLSYEGGPVNWDMAKQIARQTVAQGTADGTKDASVGPAERKAVEDAVRLADLWLDDVTSLPSGSASAVAWSRAEWVEATLPAWQELVDPVAERVGAAMGDVLPEEMQAMAGPLIGMMRSMGGAMFGTQIGQAVGVLAGEVVGSTDIGLPLGPARKAALLPANVEAFGKDLSVPLEEVRLYLALREAAHQRLFAHVPWLRSHLFGAVDGYARGIKVDTAKLEDVVGQFDPQNPEQLQDALQQGMFQPEDTPEQKAALARLETALALVEGWVDAVVHAAAKPRLSSADALRETLRRRRATGGPAEQTFATLIGLELRPRRLRDASRLWASLADARGTDGRDALWHHPDMLPTATDLDDPDGFVHREQLDFSELDKILGEAADKPDLHKKTDDGEAGDTKGDDAE from the coding sequence GTGAGTGACACCCCATTCGGTTTCGGCCTTCCGCCGGAGGAGCCGGAGGACGGCGACGAGGGCAAGAAGAAGGACCAGCAGAGCGGTGGTGGGCAGGGACCGGCCAATCCGTTCGGTTTCGGCGGCATGCCCGGAGCCGGTGGCTTTGGCGGCCCCGGCGCCGACAATCCGCTCGCAGCCATGTTCGGCTCGCTGAACCCCACCGATCTCGGTGCCGCGTTCCAGCAGCTGGGCCAGATGCTCTCCTACGAGGGCGGCCCGGTGAACTGGGACATGGCCAAGCAGATCGCCCGCCAGACGGTCGCCCAGGGCACCGCTGACGGCACCAAGGACGCCAGCGTGGGCCCCGCCGAGCGCAAGGCGGTCGAGGACGCCGTGCGCCTGGCCGACCTGTGGCTGGACGACGTGACGTCCCTGCCGTCCGGCTCCGCCTCCGCGGTCGCCTGGTCGCGCGCGGAGTGGGTCGAGGCGACCCTGCCCGCCTGGCAGGAGCTGGTCGACCCGGTCGCCGAGCGGGTCGGCGCGGCCATGGGCGATGTGCTGCCCGAGGAGATGCAGGCCATGGCGGGCCCGCTGATCGGCATGATGCGCTCCATGGGCGGCGCCATGTTCGGCACGCAGATCGGGCAGGCCGTCGGGGTGCTCGCGGGCGAGGTCGTCGGCTCCACCGACATCGGCCTGCCGCTCGGCCCGGCCCGCAAGGCCGCGCTGCTGCCGGCCAACGTGGAGGCGTTCGGCAAGGACCTGAGCGTGCCCCTGGAGGAGGTGCGGCTCTACCTGGCGCTGCGCGAGGCCGCCCACCAGCGCCTGTTCGCGCACGTGCCGTGGCTGCGCTCGCACCTGTTCGGCGCGGTCGACGGCTACGCGCGCGGCATCAAGGTCGACACCGCGAAGCTGGAGGACGTGGTCGGCCAGTTCGACCCGCAGAACCCCGAGCAGCTGCAGGACGCGCTCCAGCAGGGCATGTTCCAGCCCGAGGACACGCCCGAGCAGAAGGCCGCCCTGGCCCGTCTGGAGACCGCTCTGGCGCTCGTGGAGGGCTGGGTGGACGCGGTGGTCCACGCGGCCGCGAAGCCGCGTCTGTCGTCCGCCGACGCGCTGCGCGAGACCCTGCGCCGCCGCCGTGCGACCGGCGGCCCGGCGGAGCAGACGTTCGCCACGCTGATCGGCCTGGAACTGCGCCCGCGCCGGCTGCGCGACGCCTCGCGCCTGTGGGCCTCGCTCGCGGACGCGCGCGGCACCGACGGCCGGGACGCCCTGTGGCACCACCCGGACATGCTGCCGACCGCGACCGACCTGGACGACCCGGACGGCTTCGTCCACCGCGAGCAGCTGGACTTCTCCGAGCTGGACAAGATCCTCGGCGAGGCGGCGGACAAGCCCGACCTGCACAAGAAGACCGACGACGGCGAGGCCGGCGACACCAAGGGCGACGACGCCGAGTGA
- a CDS encoding WhiB family transcriptional regulator, which yields MQLEAHAPSVPPSQTIPPPGLTEDPALIPLTALTALDDAIENLGVPVPCRSYDPEVFFAESPADVEYAKSLCRTCPLIEACLAGAKERREPWGVWGGELFVQGVVVARKRPRGRPRKNPVTA from the coding sequence GTGCAACTCGAAGCGCACGCCCCGTCCGTACCGCCTTCGCAAACGATCCCCCCGCCCGGCCTCACGGAGGACCCCGCCTTGATCCCCCTCACCGCGCTCACCGCGCTCGACGACGCCATCGAGAACCTCGGCGTACCCGTCCCGTGCCGCTCCTACGACCCGGAGGTCTTCTTCGCCGAGTCGCCCGCGGACGTGGAGTACGCCAAGTCCCTGTGCCGCACCTGCCCGCTGATCGAGGCCTGCCTCGCCGGGGCCAAGGAGCGGCGCGAGCCCTGGGGCGTCTGGGGTGGCGAGCTGTTCGTGCAGGGTGTCGTCGTCGCCCGGAAGCGGCCGCGTGGCCGCCCGCGGAAGAACCCGGTCACGGCATGA